One part of the Vicia villosa cultivar HV-30 ecotype Madison, WI linkage group LG6, Vvil1.0, whole genome shotgun sequence genome encodes these proteins:
- the LOC131614822 gene encoding auxin response factor 18-like — protein MARSRKGKEKVAIESKKNKTDGNKDVDPQLWHALAGRIVQIPQVNSNIFYFPQGHTEHAYQPVNFPADIKIPSQIPCRVAAIHYRADPDTDEVYAKLRLVPLNNSEVSFDDDAVAGINDMSVTRNKYQSYTKTLTQSEVSHASFGLSCPKNCAETIFPPLDYSADPTSQDISPTDVHGETWEFKHVYKDARKRHLLTTGWSEFVTEKLLVSGDSLVFLRAENGDLHIGIRRSKRGNKFGSNPSSKSKPVNEIGIHLVPSHGELTSSSREKDDKPQKHDIGNELRSDKVMGIGKVKAEDVIEAVRLGVNKQPFDVVYYPWVGTPEFFVKTSLIRTAIQNKWRCGMRFMMAIETEDPSMINWLMGTIASVQAADPAWPDSLWRRLQVTWDGPDSITNTKRPNPWQVVILPDMSPSISFSPLLPQHLKFPMDGQFSVPTFPNNFQTPNVPIFPLPETSTAGMQGARHDHYSHSKSDFHLENTPLDNPALQKESTIENTSCLISMSTQPSEKPNHAKPKQILLFGQTVQVNTGNENAEKKITSSSSDPVQDLPKRSSGERLECNPESQCKKDTLAGETVDNED, from the exons ATGGCAAGATCTaggaaaggaaaagaaaaagttgCAATAGAGTCAAAGAAGAATAAGACAGATGGGAACAAGGATGTGGATCCTCAGCTATGGCATGCTCTTGCTGGAAGAATAGTGCAAATTCCACAAGTTAACTCTAACATCTTCTACTTCCCTCAAGGTCATACCGAGCATGCATATCAACCCGTCAATTTTCCTGCTGACATCAAAATTCCATCCCAAATTCCATGTAGAGTTGCAGCTATCCATTATAGGGCTGATCCTGACACAGATGAAGTGTATGCAAAACTCAGGCTTGTTCCTCTGAATAATAGCGaggttagttttgatgatgatgctGTTGCTGGCATCAATGATATGTCTGTAACTAGGAATAAATATCAATCTTATACAAAAACCTTGACACAATCTGAAGTAAGCCATGCTTCTTTTGGATTATCTTGTCCTAAGAATTGTGCAGAAACAATTTTTCCTCCATTAGATTATTCAGCTGACCCTACTTCCCAGGACATTTCTCCCACGGATGTTCATGGTGAAACATGGGAATTCAAACATGTTTATAAGGATGCGCGAAAGCGGCATCTGTTAACAACTGGGTGGAGTGAGTTTGTAACCGAAAAGCTACTTGTTTCGGGGGATTCACTTGTGTTTCTGAGAGCGGAAAACGGTGATCTTCATATTGGAATTCGAAGGTCTAAAAGAGGAAACAAATTTGGATCTAACCCTTCATCAAAGAGCAAACCTGTTAATGAAATTGGAATTCATCTTGTACCATCCCACGGAGAACTTACCTCGTCTTCAAGAGAGAAAGACGATAAACCTCAAAAACATGATATAGGAAATGAATTGAGAAGTGATAAGGTGATGGGAATTGGGAAAGTGAAGGCTGAAGATGTTATTGAAGCAGTAAGACTTGGTGTCAATAAGCAACCATTTGATGTGGTTTACTATCCTTGGGTTGGTACTCCCGAGTTTTTTGTGAAAACCTCATTAATTAGAACAGCAATTCAGAATAAGTGGCGTTGTGGAATGAGGTTCATGATGGCCATTGAAACTGAAGACCCGTCAATGATAAATTGGTTAATGGGAACAATTGCTTCTGTTCAGGCTGCTGATCCAGCATGGCCCGACTCTCTTTGGAGACGTCTGCAG GTTACGTGGGATGGTCCCGATTCAATTACAAATACAAAAAGACCGAACCCCTGGCAAGTTGTAATATTACCGGACATGTCACCTTCAATCTCTTTTTCCCCTTTATTGCCTCAACACCTAAAGTTTCCCATGGATGGCCAATTTTCAGTGCCAACTTTTCCAAACAACTTTCAAACACCAAATGTTCCTATTTTTCCTTTACCAGAAACTAGTACTGCAGGCATGCAGGGAGCCAGGCATGATCATTATAGTCACTCCAAATCAGACTTTCACCTTGAAAACACTCCATTAGATAACCCAGCATTGCAAAAGGAGAGTACCATTGAGAATACTTCGTGCTTGATATCAATGTCTACACAACCGTCAGAGAAACCGAATCATGCGAAGCCGAAACAGATTCTGCTTTTTGGACAAACAGTACAAGTTAACACAGGAAATGAAAATGCTGAGAAGAAAATCACTAGCTCTTCTTCTGATCCTGTACAAGACCTGCCAAAACGTTCCTCTGGTGAGAGGCTGGAATGTAATCCCGAGAGCCAATGCAAAAAAGATACATTGGCAGGAGAAACAGTGGACAATGAAGATTGA
- the LOC131614823 gene encoding uncharacterized protein LOC131614823: MTKYNMEPRYIVSVLKDKDLENPMSITQIYRARSTYRLGKRGALKEMKILLSLIHREKYICWSRNKENSNIVADIFKTCLESVKLLNMFPLVLFFDCTYKTKRYRLPLLEIVGVTSTKLTFSVAFAYLKHEREENFTWVSYFKKNVSMKCKEYVKSEIQEHVMDQRNNMMCSNTEDKFDVHLNHFESVCGDILSFVKVDYAYWRLKNMLTTSRADLCASWEAVNTMLKLQLGSIRVSFQKSIVNIEHRYNPPFYSKLHIFVSRQCIQLIGKELERVKFVGASKQMCGCYIRTTHGLPCAYQLVGYQILGIPIPLESIHVFWTKLQISEYEVSPDETKWDLEEECEELKRQFMCPPPVKYKPKRGVKKSRKSEENDVHRDPSQSEYDDALQRSQTAKRSCTQPSGSQSSTMPINENCGFCCISSALGLREDACYNVRRQLHTQIQQHTDLISKLFYDTVSDASNSLLIKHLGVQAPPPYTSRHTIIVVGFVNRNHWVQVKLRPDCPLPPISDSWRKNCSNNAKAWESTYAGRFRRWEELSRKSDIGKNCSNDAKTIVLL; the protein is encoded by the exons ATGACGAAGTACAATATGGAACCAAGGTACATCGTGTCTGTTTTGAAAGACAAAGACTTAGAAAATCCCATGAGTATTACTCAGATATACCGAGCTAGATCAACATACAGATTGGGCAAGAGAGGTGCACTGAAAGAAATGAAAATTTTATTGAGCCTTATTCACCGAGAGAAATACATATGTTGGTCTAGAAATAAGGAGAATTCAAATATTGTGGCTGATATCTTCAAGACATGCCTTGAATCTGTcaagttgttgaatatgtttcctcTGGTGTTGTTTTTTGATTGCACATACAAGACAAAAAG GTACCGACTACCACTGCTTGAGATTGTTGGTGTTACATCAACAAAATTGACGTTTTCAGTTGCTTTTGCATATTTGAAACATGAAAGGGAGGAGAACTTCACATGG gtttcatatttcaaaaaaaatgttAGCATGAAATGTAAAGAGTATGTGAAATCAGAAATACAAGAACATGTCATGGATCAGCGGAATAACATGATGTGTTCAAATACAGAAGACAAATTTGATGTACATCTAAACCACTTCGAGAGTGTATGTGGTGATATTCTATCATTtgtcaa GGTGGATTATGCATATTGGAGACTGAAGAACATGTTGACTACAAGTCGTGCGGATTTATGTGCAAGCTGGGAGGCTGTGAACACAATGTTGAAGTTGCAGCTAGGTTCCATAAGAGTGTCGTTTCAAAAAAGTATCGTCAACATTGAGCATCGTTATAACCCTCCATTCTATTCTAAATTGCATATTTTTGTTTCAAGACAGTGTATTCAACTCATTGGAAAGGAACTAGAAAGAGTCAAATTTGTTGGTGCGAGCAAGCAGATGTGTGGTTGTTACATTAGAACAACACATGGGTTACCGTGTGCGTATCAGCTCGTCGGTTACCAAATTCTAGGCATACCTATACCTTTGGAGTCTATCCATGTGTTTTGGACGAAATTGCAAATTTCAGAATATGAGGTGAGTCCTGACGAGACCAAGTGGGATTTAGAAGAGGAGTGCGAAGAGTTGAAGCGACAATTCA TGTGTCCACCGCCGGtgaaatacaaaccaaagagAGGAGTTAAGAAGAGTAGAAAAAGTGAGGAAAATGATGTGCATCGTGATCCAAGTCAGTCAGAATATGATGATGCTTTGCAGAGGAGTCAGACTGCAAAGAGATCATGCAcacaaccaagtgggagtcaatcATCAACCATGCCTATTA ATGAAAATTGTGGTTTCTGTTGTATTTCATCTGCATTAGGATTGAGGGAAGATGCATGTTATAATGTTCGAAGACAGTTGCATACTCAAATCCAGCAACACACAGATTTGATTTCCAAGTTGTTCTATGACACTGTCTCTGATGCTAgtaattcattactcataaaACACTTGGGTGTTCAGG CTCCACCCCCATACACGAGTCGACATACAATCATTGTTGTTGGTTTTGTCAACCGTAATCATTGGGTTCAGGTGAAGTTGAGACCTGATTGTCCACTGCCTCCCATCAGTGATAGTTGGAGAAAGAATTGTTCTaataatgcaaaagcatgggaatcAACATATGCGGGTCGGTTCAGACGCTGGGAAGAATTGTCTAGGAAGTCAGATATTGGGAAGAATTGTTCTAATGATGCAAAAACTATAGTTTTGTTGTAA
- the LOC131614824 gene encoding auxin response factor 8-like codes for MVQIPELNSKIFYFPQGHAEHAYQPVHFATDFKIPSKIPCRVEAIHYRADPATDEVYAKLRLVPLHSSEVSMDDDDVADIDTMSETKNKYQSYTKILTQSDANNGGGFSCPKYCAETLFPPLDYSDMLPSQEISPKDVHGETWRFRHAYRGAPKRHLFTTRWSDFVTAKLLVLGDSLVFVRDEYNDLHVGIRRSKKRNDNIFNFSSKRKLDSETGICLGPSSLGELRISDKVMGIGKVKAEDVLEAVRLAVNMQPFEVVYYPGVGTPEFFVKTSLIRTALQIRWHRGMRFKMAIETEDSSKINWYMGTIASIQAADPAWPDSLWRLLQVTWDEPDLVTNTKMLNLWQVEIVSEMPSPPFLPSSKKLRLAQHPTFSIDGQLSMPTFPNAGMQGARHNHFSHSNSSYRVEKIPLGLFWLYFRQSFDQDASTSRTVPNSPTLQKDSSSENVSGENVSGSMSISTQPLEKLNHEKPKEIVLFGQKVYTKPKQLVLFGQKIHINSGYENGEEKITKYSSDSDLQDSSSERLEYNLENQCKNDTLEGETMEIEDSGKNK; via the exons ATGGTTCAAATTCCAGAACTTAACTCTAAGATATTCTACTTCCCTCAAGGTCATGCCGAGCATGCATATCAACCTGTCcattttgctactgacttcaaaaTTCCATCCAAAATTCCATGTAGAGTTGAGGCTATCCATTATAGGGCCGATCCGGCCACAGATGAAGTGTATGCAAAACTTAGGCTTGTTCCTCTGCATAGTAGCGAAGTTAGTATGGATGATGACGATGTCGCTGACATCGATACTATGTctgaaactaaaaataaatatcaatCTTACACGAAAATATTGACACAGTCTGATGCAAACAATGGTGGTGGATTCTCTTGTCCTAAATATTGTGCCGAAACACTTTTTCCTCCATTAGACTATTCAGATATGCTTCCTTCTCAGGAGATTTCTCCCAAGGATGTGCATGGAGAAACATGGAGATTCAGACATGCCTACAGGGGCGCACCGAAGCGGCATCTGTTCACAACTAGGTGGAGTGATTTTGTGACCGCCAAGCTACTTGTTTTGGGGGATTCACTTGTGTTTGTGAGAGATGAATACAATGATCTTCATGTTGGAATTCGAAGGTCTAAAAAACGAAACGACAATATATTTAACTTTTCATCAAAGAGGAAACTTGATAGTGAAACTGGAATTTGTCTTGGACCATCATCTTTAGGAGAGTTGAGAATAAGTGATAAGGTGATGGGAATAGGAAAAGTGAAGGCTGAAGATGTTCTGGAAGCAGTAAGACTTGCTGTCAACATGCAACCGTTTGAAGTGGTTTACTATCCTGGGGTTGGTACTCCCGAATTTTTTGTGAAAACCTCTTTAATTAGAACAGCACTTCAGATTAGGTGGCATCGTGGAATGAGGTTTAAGATGGCCATTGAAACTGAAGACTCATCAAAGATAAATTGGTATATGGGAACAATTGCTTCTATTCAGGCTGCTGATCCAGCATGGCCCGACTCACTTTGGAGACTTCTGCAG GTTACATGGGACGAACCTGATTTAGTTACAAATACAAAAATGCTGAATCTGTGGCAAGTCGAAATAGTATCGGAAATGCCTTCTCCCCCTTTCTTGCCATCAAGTAAGAAACTGAGATTGGCTCAACACCCAACTTTCTCCATTGATGGCCAATTATCAATGCCAACTTTTCCAAATGCGGGCATGCAGGGAGCCAGGCATAATCATTTTAGTCACTCCAATTCATCCTATCGTGTCGAGAAAATTCCACTAGGTCTCTTTTGGCTTTATTTCCGACAATCCTTTGATCAAGATGCCTCAACATCGAGGACTGTCCCTAATAGCCCAACATTGCAAAAGGATAGCAGTAGTGAGAATGTTTCCGGTGAAAATGTTTCAGGCTCGATGTCAATTTCTACACAACCATTAGAGAAACTGAATCATGAGAAGCCCAAGGAGATCGTGCTTTTTGGCCAAAAAGTGTATACGAAGCCAAAACAGTTGGTGCTTTTTGGCCAAAAAATACACATTAACTCGGGATATGAAAATGGTGAGGAGAAAATCACAAAAtattcttctgattctgatctaCAAGACTCCTCTAGTGAGAGGCTGGAATATAATCTAGAGAACCAATGCAAAAACGATACATTGGAAGGAGAAACAatggagattgaagattcaggtaAGAATaagtaa